In Lactococcus protaetiae, the genomic window GACAAAAACCGCGCTGACAGCTTTCTGTCAGCACTGACAGAGCATTTTAATGGAAAAATCATCGCTGACAAAGGACAAATCAAACTGACAGAAGTCGATTTTGCACAAATTAAGTAAACTTTATTTGGCCACGAAAGGATTCAATGACTAAAACACTAGCTAAAATTTTATTTACCATATATAGCCTTATTCTAATCTGGATTATTTTATTTAAACTTTCTTTTCATCCGATTAACTTTTTAATAAACGTGAACACACGAAGTCTCAATTTGGTTCCATTTGCTCTTTCAGGAGGACGGAGAGAAGTTTTACTCAATGTTCTTATTTTTGTTCCTTTTGGTGTGCTCTTGAATATGGTGGGAAGGAAAATTCCATTTTTATTAAAAATTTTAATCATCTGTGCGATCAGTTTCTTATTTGAAAGTTTGCAATATCTATTGTCTATTGGTGCGAGTGATGTGACGGACCTTATCACTAATAGTTTAGGAGGACTTATTGGTTTGAGTCTATATAGTATTGCTAGGAAATTAGGACAAGAGCGCAAAGTTGATAGAAATATTGTTGTTTTGGGATTCATTATGATAGTTTTAATCTTAATCTGGATTGGGAGACTTTTCTTTAGACGAATCATGTAAGTAAATATGATATTTATGTTAAAATGATAAAAGTCATTTTATTTTAGAAAAGATAAATATAGAAGAAAAGGAACCCCATGAAAATTTTCAGAGGCTCAATTATTGTTAGTATCATTGCACTCATCGTTGCTTTTATTTATGGTGGCTGGGATGCACTTTTTATCACAGCGATTCTTGCTGTTCTTGAAATCTCGCTTTCGATTGATAATGCGATTGTCAATGCGAGGATTCTTGAACGCATGAGTCCAACTTGGCAAAAAGTCTTTTTAACCGTTGGAATATTGATTGCCGTAGTAGGAATGCGCTTGATTTTTCCCCTGCTCATTGTGAGTGTTTCAGCGCAGATGGGTCCTGTGCGTGCTTTGCGTTTAGCACTTGAAAAAGGTAATCCCCATCAGGCAGGCACTTATGGCTACATTCTTCATCATGCACATCCGCAGATTGCGGCTTTCGGTGGAATGTTTCTGCTCATGTTAGCCCTTAGCTTTTTCTTTGACAAACGTGCGCACACTTGGCTCAAACTTCCAGAGAAAGTTCTTCAAAAAATCGGACATTTCCCTGCAGCAAATGCGATTATTTCGCTGGCCTTACTCTTAGTTGCTTCAATGACCTTGACAGAAAATGCACAGACGATTCTTTTTGCGGGACTCCTTGGTATCTTGACTTTCATGCTTGTTGACGGCTTTGGTGAGATGATGAGCCACAGCAAGGCGGCTTCAAGCTCTGCGACCAACTTTGTGATTGCCACGGGGAAAGCAGGACTCGCTCTCTTTCTCTATCTGGAAGTGATTGATGCATCATTTAGTTTTGATGGTGTGATTGGCGCTTTTGCGATTACCTCTGACCCTATCATCATCCTTTTAGGTCTCGGTGTGATTGGGGCAATGTTTGTGCGCTCGCTGACCCTTTACCTTGTCAAAAAAGGCACGCTCAACGAACTCGTCTATCTGGAACACGGCGCACATTGGGCAATCTTAACCCTCGCCCTCCTCATTTTAGGCAGTATCAAATGGGACATCGGAGAAGCCATCACAGGCCTCTTAGGCGGTGTGATTATTGTCGTTTCATTTATCTCTAGTGTTTTGTATAATCGGAAACATTGAGGGCTGATTGATAGTATTCCAAAACTGTAAATATTTAAAAATCTCAGTGCAATTTAACTGGGGTTTTTCATTTTCATTTTTTCGAAGGAAAATATGATAAAATTAAAGAAAACGTATACAGGAGAGATTTATGACAAAGTATAGTGTCGGTTTAGACATCGGTATTGCCTCGGTTGGCTGGAGCATTGTGGATATTGAGAAAAAGAAAATTGTTGACTTAGGCAGTCGGATTTTTCCATCTGGAAATGCTGCTGGAAATCAAGAAAGACGTGGTTTTCGTGGGACAAGACGGCTGATTAGACGGCGAAAAAATCGTTTGTCAGATTTGACAAAGTTATTGACAAAAAATGGCTTTACTGTCAACACTGACAAAAATCAAAATCCTTATGCACTTCGTGTCAGTGGGCTGACGGAGCAATTGTCAAAAGAAGAATTGGCGGCTGCGCTTTATCATATTGTCAATCGGCGCGGGATTTCCTATGATTTGGGAGATTTGGAAGACGATGGGAAAAGTGGAGTTAGCGATTACAAATCTTCGATTAACATCAATCGTCAGCTTTTGCGTGAAAAGACGGTCGGCCAAATTCAGCTTGAGCGGTTGAATGAATATAGTCAAGTTCGCGGTCAGGTCAAAGCAGATGATGAAAAAACGCTGCTTAATGTTTTTCCGTCATCCGCCTATGCTGACGAAGCAAAGCGGATTTTAGAGAAACAGGCTGAATTTTATCCAGAGATCACAGATGAATTTATTGAAAAATTAATCGGACTTGTTACTCGCAAAAGGGAATATTTTCATGGTCCAGGTAGTGAAAAATGGCCAACGCCTTATGGCCGCTATAGATTAGAACAAGGGAAACTAATTTTTGTTGGAGAAAATCTTTATGAGTATTTAATTGGTGAAGATAACATTGGTACAAAAATAGCTGGAGGAATAAAGCAAAAACGAGCTTCAGCTTCAAGTTTGACCGCTCAGATTTACAATTTGCTGAATGACTTGAACAATCTGACGGTGCCAAATGCTGAAGATGGAAAACTGACCACTGAAACGAAAAAAGAAATTCTGTCAGCTGCGAAATCGGCTGATGGTCAGTTTGGGAAAGTTCAGATTTGTAAGTTAATTGGAGTAAAATTTGATGAACTTAAAACCAAAAAAGGTGGTGAAATTGAATTTAAGCATACACTTTTTGCTTACAGAAAATTCCGCAAAGCGCTCGCAGAAATTAATATTGAAGCCAATGATTTGCCCACTGAATTTTTCGACAAAATTGCGGACATCCTTACACTGAATAATGAAAAAGCAGAAATCCGCAAACAGTTAGATAAAGCTGATTTTGCTATTTCTGACGAAGTCAAAGAACTTATTGTCAACAAAAACAAGGAATTCCTCGTTGACGGACGTGCGACTTGGCACAGTTTTTCTTACAAAACGTTGAATTTGTTGATTCCTGAGCTGCTCAATACGCATGACGAGCAGATGACGATTTTGACACGTTTGGGATTGATGAAGCCTGATAATGAGAAATATAAAGGGCTGAAAAATATCCCTGCACTTCAAATCACAGAAGAAATTTATAATCCTGTCGTTGCCAAATCTACGCGTGAATCGATTAATGTTTTCAATGCAATTGCAAAGCGTGTCGGGCGTGAAAACATTGAGCACGTTGTCATTGAGCTGCCGCGTGAGGATAATGAAGAAGAAGCACGCAAAAATATTGTCAAAATGCAAAAGCAAAATGAATCAGAGAAAGCTGAAGCTGACAACGAGATTTTGCAGCAACTGCCTAGTTCTGTTTCTAATAGTGAGCTTCTCCTGAAATATCGGCAAATTCGCGGACTTTCGCAAAAAGTACGTTATTGGTATCAGCAGGAAAATATTTGCCCCTATTGTGGCAAGAAAATCAAAGCAATAGACCTCATCGACAACAATGAAAGTTTTGAAATTGACCACATCATTCCGATTTCTGTCAGCTATGACGATGCGCAAAATAACAAAGTGCTCGTCCACAGCCAGTGTAATCAGGAAAAAGCGCAACAAACACCGCTTGGTTGGATTAATAACGGTGGTGGATTTGGACAATCAAAAGCTGAATACATTGCCAAAGTTAAAGCGAACAAACGTTATAGCAAAAATAAAAGGGATAATTTGCTCAATGACGCAGATTTGAACGACATTATCACGCGCCGCAGCTTCATTCAGCGTAATCTCAATGATACGCGCTATGCTTCGCGCGTGGTACTAGACGAGTTTTATAGCTTTTTCAAGTCGAATAATCTGCCAACCAAAGTCAAAGTCGTCCGTGGCAAATGGACGAGCCAAATGCGCAAAAAGTGGAACGGCGTCGGTGGACTTGCCAAAACGCGTGACACACACCATCACCATGCGATTGACGCCAGTATTATCGCTAGTTTTCCGCTGCTCAAGGCGTTTGACAAAGCGGTCAAATTGATTGATATTGACAAGGAAACGGGAGAAATTTTACAAGATAGAGAAGCAGTCAAAAAAGCGCGCGAAGCCGAAGTTTTGAAGCAATGGGCGGTAATTAAAAACAAAGATTTTGAACGCTTGGTTGATGAACTTTATGATTTTCCTTTGTTCAAAGATGTTGAACTGGCAAATGATATAGATAATCCAGAAAATCCCGTCAAATTTAGTCATCGTGTGGATAAGAAAGCTAATCGCGCAGTTGCTAATCAGACGATTTATGGAACGCGGCAGAAGCAATCGGTGCAAATCCAAGGCAGAGGCAAAAATAAGCGCGAAGTTGAGATTTCTGAGGAATATATTTTTGGCACGATAAAAAATATCTACAATGTTGAAGATTTTGCGAAATTCAAAAAGTTATACGACGAGGCAAATAAAAAAGGCGATACCAAGTTTTTAATGCAAGAAAAAGACCCAAGAACTTGGGAAAAATTGATTGAAATTATGAAAGATTACCCTGACTTTGAAGAGAAAACGCAAGTGGACGGAAAAGTCAAAGTAATGCCCATCTCTCCGTTTGAATTTTATCGCCGTGATAATGGCTTTATCACAAAGTACGCGAAGCATAATAATGGTCCAAAAGTCGTGAGCTTGAAATATTATGATAGCAAAGTCGGCAGCCACATCGACATCACACCGCGAAATGCTAAAAACAAAGTGGTCTTACAGAGTTTGAAGCCTTGGCGAACAGATGTCTATTTCAATCCTGATACCGAGCAATATGAGCTTCTTGGGTTGAAATACTCGGATTTGAAATTTACTCAAGGTGTTTATGGGATTATTGCTGACGCCTATGAAAGACTCAAACATGGCGTTGAAGCAGACGGCACGATATTGTGGAAACCAATTGGGCAGAAGAGTGAATTTTGTTTCAGTTTGTATCGGAATGACCGTGTGAAAATTGTGGATGATAAAGGTGAAGAAATTGAGCTATTGTTTGGATCACGAGCAGGAAATAATGAGGGTTATGTAGAGATGAAACCTGTTCATAAGGCACGTTTTGAAGGAACGGAAGAAGTAAGTTTTTATGGGAAAACGTCTTCTGGCAGATTTTTAAAACCACTTGCGAAAAAAGGCTACAAACTTTACAAAGTCAACACCGACATCCTAGGAACTCCCCACTATACCGAAAAAGAATCAGACCAACCAAAATTAAATTTATAAAATTAAGAAAAGGCTTACGTGACGCTTGCAGGAAATCAAAATTTTTGCTAAAATAAAAGGGTAGTTGACGAACTACTGCGCTCGACGGAGCGTATTTCAATCTTTTTATTGATAGGAAAATGATTGAGAATCTACAAAGATAAGGCTTTATGCCGAAATCATTAACTCGCCTTTGGGCGAGTTTTTTTCATAGAAAGGAGAACTGAGTTCGACCTCTTTGATGGTTGGGAAAAAGAAAAATTGAAATCTGACACAAGTGTCAGAACCACAATTTTCTATTTTTCAATCCATCAGAGCAATCGGTCTCACATCTTATAATGACTTGGAGAAATGTGATGATTAAGGACGGAGACTATCTCCGTCTAAAATTAGATAACTTAGAAATTGAAAAAAGCGGACAAAAATTTAGTATTCCACTCTCGGATATTGCGACGATTACCTTGGAAGGCAATATTTTGACGCTAACGACTAAGTTGCTGGCGAAGTTAGCACAACATAATATCGCCGTGATTGTTTGTGATAATAAATATGTGCCTTGCGGAATTTTCACGGGTTTTGGGCAGTATCACAGGACGGCAAAGCGAAATTTGGAGCAGATTGCTTGGAGTGAAAAGTTGCGAGATGAAGTCTGGACAGCAATTATTCGTCAGAAGTTGAGCAATCAAAAATCAGTGCTTTTGGCAGTTGATGCAGAGGAGGAGCGTGTAGAAAAGCTTCAGGAGCTGATTGATAATATTCAACTGGCTGATGCGACAAACCGTGAAGGACATGCTGCAAAGGTTTATTTTAACAGTCTATATGGCATGAAATTCACACGAGAGCAGGATTCTTTGGAAAATGGTGCGATGAATTATGGCTACACGATTATCAGAGCTTACATGGCAAGGTTAGTCACGAGTCTGGGCTTGATTCCGACACTTGGTGTTTTTCATCGCAATGAGTTTAATTCGTTTAATTTGGTGGATGATTTGATGGAACCTTTTCGTCCTTTGATGGATTGGTATATTTTGGAGAAAATTTTACCGAAATATCCAAAGTATCTGACTTGGGAAGCGCGCTGTCAGTTGATTGATTTCTTGAATCAACCTTATTTTTACAGGGGAAGAAGACAACGATTGATTTAGTGATGTTGGATTATGTCAATTCTTTTATTAAGGTAATGAAAGAAGAGCATCTGTCAGCACTGACAGAAATTACTTTAGGAGGATTGCGAGGTGTATGAGAAATTGAGATTGATGTGTTTTTTTGATTTGCCAATGGAGACGAAGCAGGAACAGAAATATTATCGTGTTTTCAGAAAAAAGCTGATTGAGCTTGGCTTTGTGATGGTACAAGAATCAGTCTATGTCAGAACATTGCCTAATCGGAGCCAGCTCACAAAATATGAGGAACAGCTCAAAAGAGTAACCCCTTATAATGGTTTGGTTGAGCTCATGTATGTTTCTGAAAAACAGTTTAATGACCGACGGTTTTTGACAGGTGAAAAAGCACCGCAAGAAGTGGCAGTTGGCAATAATAAAATGGTAATCATATGAAAATAGAAATTGAGAATAACACCTTTATTGAATTTGACGAAATGTCGCGTCTGTTTTTTTATGGTCAAAATCAAAAAGTGGCACAAGAACTGGTCCGCAGCCTGAAAAGATTTGCGAATAAAAAAGCTTTGAATGACTTGGAAGAATTGGTTTATGGTGAAAATGGGATTGAGATTTACCGAGAGAAAGAACGCCTCAATGAAAAAAATATTGACCTTCATTTTTTGCAGGACAACGCTTCCCTTTACCAAGAAGTCAGTTTTGACAGAAAGAGTTTGATGACTGATTTTCTGTCAGCGCTGACGGAAAATGTGGCGATTACCACGGAACTTGAGGAAATCAAAAACCATTTACTGAAGATTGAGCTGCTCTTCAATGAACAGCTTCGTCAAATCTCGAATAACATTTCGTCAAATTTGACAGATTTGTCATTTGATGATTTATTGAAAAATCATCTGTTTTTGTCCTATGCGGCTGATAATCACGATTTCCCTTTAGAAATGATGGATGCCAATGAATTTGTGGATGAATATTTGACACTGCTCGGTAAGAAATTGGAACATCAGCCTAAAGAAACATGGATTATTTTGATTAATCCAGCAAGTTTTTTAATGACAGAAAAGATACAAAACTTGCTAGAGGGGCTGTCAGTGCTGACAGAAAAAACGGGACTTATTCATACCTTTGTCATTAGCCAGCAAGCGCTTGAGCTAGCTTATTCTCCAAATGATGTGCCGAGTACGATTGTTTTGGCAGAGGATGTTTATCAAATGCCAGATTTTGACACTTTTAGAAAAAGCATTGAAAATCATTATCCGATAAGTTTAAAAATGTCAGATGAAGCGCTCTGTCAAAATTTTTATGAAATCGTCTCAAGCATTGGTGGTAAGGCAAAAATCGCTGGAAAATCTTATCAAAATATGATATTATTAAAAGTGATAAATGAGATTTTAGGTCTTGAAAGTGCATCATTTTCTATCAATTTTGATGAACTTTCCGAGCTAGAACGTACTTATCTTAGTTCTTGAGCATTGACGAATTTTCAAGAACAGTTGGAATTGTAGAAGCAAAAACCAAAAAGTTTTTAATTTGAGGTTTTTGTACTCTCAACATTTTCCTATCAATAAAACGATTTCTCCCTACGGGATCAATGGGAAACAGTTTTTGTACTCTCAACATTTTCCTATCAATAAAACGAGAAGGTGAGCCTTTACAAATTGGCGATAGTTTTTGTACTCTCAACATTTTCCTATCAATAAAACGAGTTAATGAACAAAAAATTAAGCAAGTTTGTTTTTGTACTCTCAACATTTTCCTATCAATAAAACAAAGCCTTACAACAGATGTTGTCGGAGGCTGTTTTTGTACTCTCAACATTTTCCTATCAATAAAACAAATGGGCTTGGGGGTTCATCATTACCCTAGGTTTTTGTACTCTCAACATTTTCCTATCAATAAAACTAAAACCACGTTTCTCCCGTATCAAGCATTGTTTTTGTACTCTCAACATTTTCCTATCAATAAAACTGACTAATTTTATATAGGGGAGGGTAAATCAGTTTTTGTACTCTCAACATTTTCCTATCAATAAAACTTTTGAGCGCTGAGTACATCTCACTTGCTGGTTTTTGTACTCTCAACATTTTCCTATCAATAAAACTTTCTTTTCTTCTATCAGTGGAATCCATTCGTTTTTGTACTCTCAACATTTTCCTATCAATAAAACCAGCTTCTTTAGGTATTGTTTGCTCACTATGTTTTTGTACTCTCAACATTTTCCTATCAATAAAACTCATGGTTTCATTTTGCTTATACATCCCCTGTTTTTGTACTCTCAACATTTTCCTATCAATAAAACAGGAGTTGCAGCTGGCACGACAACAATCACGTTTTTGTACTCTCAACATTTTCCTATCAATAAAACGAGGAGGGTAAAGATTTCTTTACTTACACAGTTTTTGTACTCTCAACATTTTCCTATCAATAAAACTTAGAACTCGCCACTACAACGGAAGCTATCGTTTTTGTACTCTCAACATTTTCCTATCAATAAAACAATAAATTATCTTCGGTTTGTTCAAATTTAGTTTTTGTACTCTCAACATTTTCCTATCAATAAAACTAGTTTTTTATGCCAACATTTGCCAACAATGTTTTTGTACTCTCAACATTTTCCTATCAATAAAACCAGATTTTCAGTTTGATTAACATACCAATATGTTTTTGTACTCTCAACATTTTCCTATCAATAAAACCAGTCTCTAGGATTTAGTGCAAGTGATTCCGTTTTTGTACTCTCAACATTTTCCTATCAATAAAACAGTTTGAAGAACTTTCTGAAAGCTTTAATGGTTTTTGTACTCTCAACATTTTCCTATCAATAAAACATTCCATCGTAGCACTAGATGTAGAAGCAGGTTTTTGTACTCTCAACATTTTCCTATCAATAAAACTAAGATTAGAAATAGTTGTAGCGTCAGATAGTTTTTGTACTCTCAACATTTTCCTATCAATAAAACAACTTATCAGATTTCAAGTGTTAAATTGTAGTTTTTGTACTCTCAACATTTTCCTATCAATAAAACAGACTCAGTACTTTATATAAACGCTGTTGAGTTTTTGTACTCTCAACATTTTCCTATCAATAAAACTTAAAGATATTATTATCTTGACTACTAATAGTTTTTGTACTCTCAACATTTTCCTATCAATAAAACCAAGCGACTGATATTGTAGAGGTTGCCTCTGTTTTTGTACTCTCAACATTTTCCTATCAATAAAACTACATGCCTTATATAATACACGCAATTAGAGTTTTTGTACTCTCAACATTTTCCTATCAATAAAACCGCTAAAGGTTTTGAAAAGTTCACACAGCTGTTTTTGTACTCTCAACATTTTCCTATCAATAAAACTGACAAAAGCACGTACTCAAGCTCAGAACTGTTTTTGTACTCTCAACATTTTCCTATCAATAAAACGCTTGCAGTCTTACTCTCCGCCAAGCTCCCGTTTTTGTACTCTCAACATTTTCCTATCAATAAAACACCATGAGATTCAGGATATTTCTAAAATATGTTTTTGTACTCTCAACATTTTCCTATCAATAAAACTCTTGAAGCTGATAAAGCGGGTACAGGATTGTTTTTGTACTCTCAACATTTTCCTATCAATAAAACGAAAAATATGCAGAATGCAGTGGGAGATTTGTTTTTGTACTCTCAACATTTTCCTATCAATAAAACCCGCACCATTTCTAATAGTTCCCTTATCATGTTTTTGTACTCTCAACATTTTCCTATCAATAAAACTTCTTTTCTTTGCTTCGATTGTGACGCTTGGTTTTTGTACTCTCAACATTTTCCTATCAATAAAACAGCGGCTCGCTTAGCTCTATTCTGGGCAATGTTTTTGTACTCTCAACATTTTCCTATCAATAAAACCTGTACCGTCCTTGAACCACTGATAGCTGTGTTTTTGTACTCTCAACATTTTCCTATCAATAAAACAATCAGCACATTTAGGTCATCAAGGATTCAGTTTTTGTACTCTCAACATTTTCCTATCAATAAAACGAAAGTTTATGAAAATTTAAGGTTGAATATGTTTTTGTACTCTCAACATTTTCCTATCAATAAAACTTTTTCATCGGTACGCTCTCGCATAAATTTGTTTTTGTACTCTCAACATTTTCCTATCAATAAAACGGCATTAATGTTGACTCCTACTGTTAATGTGTTTTTGTACTCTCAACATTTTCCTATCAAAGATTTGGACATATATCTTCTTGACAAATCCAAATAATAAGGCTAAAATCTAAATATAGCGAGTTGAGGATAGTGCAAGCTCAAGATAAAGAATGGCTTAAATAATGTGAATAT contains:
- a CDS encoding VanZ family protein, whose translation is MTKTLAKILFTIYSLILIWIILFKLSFHPINFLINVNTRSLNLVPFALSGGRREVLLNVLIFVPFGVLLNMVGRKIPFLLKILIICAISFLFESLQYLLSIGASDVTDLITNSLGGLIGLSLYSIARKLGQERKVDRNIVVLGFIMIVLILIWIGRLFFRRIM
- a CDS encoding DUF475 domain-containing protein, translated to MKIFRGSIIVSIIALIVAFIYGGWDALFITAILAVLEISLSIDNAIVNARILERMSPTWQKVFLTVGILIAVVGMRLIFPLLIVSVSAQMGPVRALRLALEKGNPHQAGTYGYILHHAHPQIAAFGGMFLLMLALSFFFDKRAHTWLKLPEKVLQKIGHFPAANAIISLALLLVASMTLTENAQTILFAGLLGILTFMLVDGFGEMMSHSKAASSSATNFVIATGKAGLALFLYLEVIDASFSFDGVIGAFAITSDPIIILLGLGVIGAMFVRSLTLYLVKKGTLNELVYLEHGAHWAILTLALLILGSIKWDIGEAITGLLGGVIIVVSFISSVLYNRKH
- the cas9 gene encoding type II CRISPR RNA-guided endonuclease Cas9 (Cas9, originally named Csn1, is the large, multifunctional signature protein of type II CRISPR/Cas systems. It is well known even to general audiences because its RNA-guided endonuclease activity has made it a popular tool for custom editing of eukaryotic genomes.), which codes for MTKYSVGLDIGIASVGWSIVDIEKKKIVDLGSRIFPSGNAAGNQERRGFRGTRRLIRRRKNRLSDLTKLLTKNGFTVNTDKNQNPYALRVSGLTEQLSKEELAAALYHIVNRRGISYDLGDLEDDGKSGVSDYKSSININRQLLREKTVGQIQLERLNEYSQVRGQVKADDEKTLLNVFPSSAYADEAKRILEKQAEFYPEITDEFIEKLIGLVTRKREYFHGPGSEKWPTPYGRYRLEQGKLIFVGENLYEYLIGEDNIGTKIAGGIKQKRASASSLTAQIYNLLNDLNNLTVPNAEDGKLTTETKKEILSAAKSADGQFGKVQICKLIGVKFDELKTKKGGEIEFKHTLFAYRKFRKALAEINIEANDLPTEFFDKIADILTLNNEKAEIRKQLDKADFAISDEVKELIVNKNKEFLVDGRATWHSFSYKTLNLLIPELLNTHDEQMTILTRLGLMKPDNEKYKGLKNIPALQITEEIYNPVVAKSTRESINVFNAIAKRVGRENIEHVVIELPREDNEEEARKNIVKMQKQNESEKAEADNEILQQLPSSVSNSELLLKYRQIRGLSQKVRYWYQQENICPYCGKKIKAIDLIDNNESFEIDHIIPISVSYDDAQNNKVLVHSQCNQEKAQQTPLGWINNGGGFGQSKAEYIAKVKANKRYSKNKRDNLLNDADLNDIITRRSFIQRNLNDTRYASRVVLDEFYSFFKSNNLPTKVKVVRGKWTSQMRKKWNGVGGLAKTRDTHHHHAIDASIIASFPLLKAFDKAVKLIDIDKETGEILQDREAVKKAREAEVLKQWAVIKNKDFERLVDELYDFPLFKDVELANDIDNPENPVKFSHRVDKKANRAVANQTIYGTRQKQSVQIQGRGKNKREVEISEEYIFGTIKNIYNVEDFAKFKKLYDEANKKGDTKFLMQEKDPRTWEKLIEIMKDYPDFEEKTQVDGKVKVMPISPFEFYRRDNGFITKYAKHNNGPKVVSLKYYDSKVGSHIDITPRNAKNKVVLQSLKPWRTDVYFNPDTEQYELLGLKYSDLKFTQGVYGIIADAYERLKHGVEADGTILWKPIGQKSEFCFSLYRNDRVKIVDDKGEEIELLFGSRAGNNEGYVEMKPVHKARFEGTEEVSFYGKTSSGRFLKPLAKKGYKLYKVNTDILGTPHYTEKESDQPKLNL
- the cas1 gene encoding type II CRISPR-associated endonuclease Cas1, producing MIKDGDYLRLKLDNLEIEKSGQKFSIPLSDIATITLEGNILTLTTKLLAKLAQHNIAVIVCDNKYVPCGIFTGFGQYHRTAKRNLEQIAWSEKLRDEVWTAIIRQKLSNQKSVLLAVDAEEERVEKLQELIDNIQLADATNREGHAAKVYFNSLYGMKFTREQDSLENGAMNYGYTIIRAYMARLVTSLGLIPTLGVFHRNEFNSFNLVDDLMEPFRPLMDWYILEKILPKYPKYLTWEARCQLIDFLNQPYFYRGRRQRLI
- the cas2 gene encoding CRISPR-associated endonuclease Cas2 encodes the protein MCFFDLPMETKQEQKYYRVFRKKLIELGFVMVQESVYVRTLPNRSQLTKYEEQLKRVTPYNGLVELMYVSEKQFNDRRFLTGEKAPQEVAVGNNKMVII
- the csn2-St gene encoding CRISPR-associated protein Csn2-St, whose translation is MKIEIENNTFIEFDEMSRLFFYGQNQKVAQELVRSLKRFANKKALNDLEELVYGENGIEIYREKERLNEKNIDLHFLQDNASLYQEVSFDRKSLMTDFLSALTENVAITTELEEIKNHLLKIELLFNEQLRQISNNISSNLTDLSFDDLLKNHLFLSYAADNHDFPLEMMDANEFVDEYLTLLGKKLEHQPKETWIILINPASFLMTEKIQNLLEGLSVLTEKTGLIHTFVISQQALELAYSPNDVPSTIVLAEDVYQMPDFDTFRKSIENHYPISLKMSDEALCQNFYEIVSSIGGKAKIAGKSYQNMILLKVINEILGLESASFSINFDELSELERTYLSS